Genomic window (Pyrus communis chromosome 13, drPyrComm1.1, whole genome shotgun sequence):
GATGGAGTGTGCGTGACTAGGGTGTCGATGTAGTCGTCGAAGAAATCTACTCTGTAAATGCTGTGCGTGTCGTAGCCCAACTCGCAGTCTGTGATGCTGATAGACATGGctacggtttggaaagaagaagaagatggtgtGGAGAAGTTTTGAACGGTTTGGGAACTTTATGAAGATTACAGCAAAGACGCAAGAGGTCTGACGATGAATGATGTGTTGGATAGTGGgcaacttgcaaatgctttcGGCTAGACAAAAATCCAAACAACTTTtggttataaaaaattataaagaaagaAGGTGGACAAcacctttccttgttttggggaggaaaaaagggaaaagaattTTTGTTCCCTTCAACACCCGTGGGTGTTGGTTTAAGAAAGGAAGGGGTTTTTGCCTTTGCAGAAAAAtatagagaagaagaaaaagctcAATGCTCTgctgaaaaagaaaaggagctgcaaagagagagaagagaagctgctgcttcattcggttagtaatcatctaccaaagtagttattgttgtaatagctttgagctatatgtatagagaagaaattattcattatatttctccctctatttgtttttttggtgtgtgagagcttttGGGGTGTATTGGGTTaattgggttgtgagattgccaacactttgtaaactcccatttggttgatagtagattattgggtgagctcctactgctccgaggacgtactccagttacactgactgtggaggaatcTCGTTAAAATCcttgtgtcttttatattttgttcttgcattttcatttgataaaatttcctgtgggttagcttgagttggttccattTAGTTTgatgctatcctagcacaacagaATGATGGACAGCGGTAAAAGTGGGGTTTTATAGGGGTGATTAACTGACGTACGTTTCGCTTCTTTCCTTAGtgttgaaggttttttttttttttttccttttactttatggttttggtcGGAGGATAATAGAAGCAAACAGATTTGagttttatgaaaaataaaataaaaagatttaggTTGAGTTTATTTtgacaagattaaaaattaagtgCCAACAAAGATTATTGCTACCTTTAGAATTTTTTGGGGTTCAATAATCTAGTTATGGCTTTAAAATGagaagaaggaaaatataaacactCAAGTTAAGAGATATAAACATTAACAACAAATTCGAGATTCCTTTGTGATTGTttttaccacaaaagaaaaatatgaccACAATTAAAATATTGGAGTTTTTGCTTTTACAATTATGTTTAATTCGTATACACACGTCTTTAATGTattgtttaaagttatttttttatgaatatcTTTATTTTTTCGTAAAAAGGCAGTAGACCTTTTTTAATAGAAATTAGAATCCTTacatttttttcaatgttttttaGATCAAAACATTTGGTTTCTTTTTAAGATTTAATTAAGAGGCTTTGATCAATTGCCACATATTCTTTAAAGTACACGTCATTAGTTTAAACGCATCTTCATCTTGAAACTAATTACCcacaatataaaaaatttaatgtcCCCAATCCATTGAATTCCTACGCTTTTAAACTAATGacatgtaatttaaaaaataaaaatggagcCAAAGccctttaatcaaattttgaaaagaaatttgttatttattcttttatattaaaaaacgAAGCGTATTATCGAACTCTTTTTTTACACATTAAAATGGTACGATGataaaaactattaaaataGGGGCAAAATTATCCCTTTAAAAGGagcaatttttaaaatttctgaAGTACTTTTCCAAACGGGCCAAAATCCCCAAATTGGATGATCCAATCGCCAACGCGCCCCCCAAATCGGCGTCCAGGCTCCCCTCGAGTGCAGAATCTCAAGGATACTTCACGAAGGTTCGATCTTTCTACCCTCCAAATTTTACCAtccacaaaccctaaccctaattccaAATTCCCAATTTCCCAAtcgctctctctctttctctctctctcagtgcAAGAACCATGTCTCACTTCGGTAGGTCTGGCCCTCCGGACATCTCCGACACCTACTCTCTCCTCGTCCTCAACATCACATTCCGTaagctcgctctctctctctctctctctctctctctctctctctctatctctctttaatttgtttttggcagGATTTAGTGCTGGTAATTTGTTGATTGATTGATTTGTTGTTATGAACAGGTACGAGTGCTGATGATCTGTTTCCACTTTTCGATAAGTACGGCAAGGTTGTTGACGTCTTCGTCCCCAGAGACCGAAGGTTCGTTTCGATAAGGaagtttctcttttttttttttttttttttttttttttttttaatgctccATTAATTCTGTTTGGTTCCTGAGAAATTAAGTATCTTTGATTTGTTTGAAAACGATATCTATGTTAGGAAAATCATGTGAGAAAATCGGTGTTACGATAAGTTATGAAGGTTTTGTTTGTGATTGTATCTAAACATTaattgtttttcttatttttatgagTGCTGAGAAGATATGGGAATTCGACGCTTATGATCACCTGTTTACAGTGTTCGGGGGAGCAATTAGCTTCTCTTGAAGTGGAGGACTAGTTAATTGTAGGAAGTGCACATTTGAATTTATGTCCTTTCCCccttaattttgttgttgtatatGGTTAACAAAAATTGTTTCTGAATTTTGGATGTTTATTTCCCTTCTGTGGTTTAGGACTGGGGAGTCGAGGGGCTTTGCTTTTGTGCGATACAAATATGCGGATGAGGCTCAGAAAGCAGTTGAAAGGCTTGATGGTTTGCAAATTTTCTGATTATTGTCATTACTACTGCTGTCAATATTTATGTGTTTTTGCTACCTTTTTTAATTGTCACTGCTCATCAATTGTCTTGACAATTCCAATTACTTATGCAGGAAGAGTTGTTGATGGCCGCGAGATAACTGTTCAGTTTGCAAAATATGGGCCAAATGCAGAGAGGATGTAAGTTTGTCAGCTATCGATGTTTCTTATTGTGAATTCTTGATggctgaattattttttttggtactcTATTTACCTCGAGGGAACTATGAACTTGTAGTAGGTCTTCCCATATGCTTTTAATActatttgtttgaaaattatTCTTAACTACTGCATATGTTACTCTTAAATATTAAATCCTTATTGAGGCTGATCTATTGTCTGTTTTGTTCAATTGGTGTATTCTATACCCGGAAATGTATTGATACTAATGCGACCCTGTTGATGTTATTTTACCTGTCTGTTTTGGTATCAGTACTTGTCAACAGATTGCAGTATCTTTTTTCAATTCTATACTATGGTATATGGTATCAATTCTATATGCAGCAGGTCAATCTCTTTTTATTGTACAACACCGAATACTAAACTGAAAACCCTTGTTTTGCTTAGAAGGGGTTTTGGTTGTGTAACCAAAGCTTGTTTCGTTGGGGAATCATGCAAGGATCTCACAAAACCATAGCTTTGGTTTTATGCCTGAAATGCCTTTGAGCCAAGACTGAAGGGGGCAAATTTGCATAGTGTGTTATTAAATTGGTATTTCAGCTGCATTGATAAtggaattgaaaattgaaaattgaaaatctaattttgttttttgtggcTTCCATTAactttctttttgcttttgcCTTTATTTCAGTCATAAAGGAAGGATTTCTGAAGCTCTACCAAAATCGAGGCACAAGTCAAGAAGTCGCAGTCCTCGGAGAAGGTTGGTTCTCCTCTTGGTCTTTCTTTTTGATGGACAGTTTTCTGTCATATGATTTCAAGGACCCTGAACTCAATTTGCTACATCATGCCAAGATTTTGATAATTATTCCAGTTTTCTTTACAAACTTTTGATGATATTCAAATGAATGCCTGAAACTTACTATTTAAAATCTGCCAGGTACCGAGATGACTACAGAGACCGTGGCTACATGAGGAGAAGTCGCAGTAGGAGTTGGGACAGGTATGACCGTGACAGATACCATGGGAGGGATAGAGACTATCGCCGACGAAGCAGGAGCCGCAATGCCAGTCCTGATTACTACAGGGGCAGGGGAAGGGGGCGCTATGATGATGAAAGTCGGAGTCTAAGTCCGTATCGGAGTCCACATCGAAGTTGTTCTATTGATAGGTTTTAATCCAAGCTGATATCCTTTTTATGTTGAATTTATAGTTGTATGCTATTTCTTCCTTTTGATTATCTTTAACGTATACTAATCTGCATTGCAGTGCCTCCCCTGCTCGGCATAGCCCTAGTCCTCGTAGGAGCCGCAGTGCCAGCCCTGATAGATGTAGTCGTGATGGACAATTCCCAACCTCTCAAAGTGCTTCACTACGCCATCGTCCTGCTGATTCTCAAAGCCCATCCCCTCGAAATTCAGATGTTAATGTGAGTTGATGTCTATAATTTTGATTGCTTCTGAAATTATTACTTTCATTTGCATGGGAGAAGAGTATTGATATGGTAACTTTTGACCTTATTTTACAGGATTGATAGTGTTGTATGGAAACTATCATGGAAGCACCCTGCGTTGTGTACTTGTTGCAGCTCTGCTAATGTCGAGGATCCTTGATCATCATGCTTGTTTCTATTGGATTTTTTAAGTGCTAGTTTCGATAGGACAGGTTTTCTTTAGTACTCTAATATATAAATGCTGCACCTTGtgaattttctttatttagcTGGGATAATCTGGCTACTTGTGGGCTTGTGGTTTGTAGTTTGGTTTTATTTACCGAGGATAGTCTGTTCTAAGTTTCGTAGTGtctttcctttcatttttgttCTTGTGCGGTTTACCATTCACTTTTATCCTCTTTGTAGCATTATTACTGATATATGAGTCTGTGGTCTTAAGTTGTCTAGTTCAGTTTATAGGAAGACTGATTCTTCAGGAACTATTTCTTGGGTTTTATAGTTCGTGAAAAGAGTGATTTAGGCCAGGATAAGAGGATGTTGATTCGCAGCCATTGATGCTGTTTCTAGTTTGTAGATGGATGTTATGGTTGTGATGCTGGTTTTAGAAGTATGATTGTTTTTGCAGTGAGCTAGTTGCAGGGCCAGTAGGTTAAGCTGATTTTCTCCATACGTGATATATgttggtaagaaatatggcttGGCTATGTGTTTCTGATAGTGTTATATAATTAGGATTTCTATGCTTGACCTGATAGTCGGTTAAAGAGGTTTTAGTTGCTGTTATGGCCGTAACTGGGTGTTTACCTGTAGCTGATGCTGCATGTGAGCTGGACAGACATGTTTCTTATGAACCTGAAAGGGTTTGTGGTTGCTGTGATGGTAGAAGTTGAAATGGTGTTCCCTGTAGCCTGATGATGCACATGAGTTGGACCTGTGATTGAGTAACCATGATGAGGATACGCAGTCTGAAGTGTGGATACTAACTAGGGAACCTTGTATGTTGGGCTTAACTTTGCAGTCACATTAATGAGACACGGTAAACAGGTTTATGGTTAATTTCTTTATGCTATGTTTTGGATGAGTGATTTTCAGTTCCCAAGGGATTGATGTCAAGTTAGTAAGTGatgaattacaaaatattagataATAGGAGGGATTAGAAATGCACCATATTAGCATTACAAGGGCGTGTAAAAGAGATTTGTGTAAAAGAGATTTGTAAATGACTCTTTCCTTGTAGGGATTTGGAAACCCCTCTCACGTGCCTTTGTATTGCTCATATGGTGCATTTCCAATCCATTTTGCTGAACATTGTGTGATCCCTTCCTTATTAACTTGACCTCAATCCCTTGGGACTATGGAAATTCCATAATCCTGTAGGGTTTAAGACTACTGTATCTAGTCCCAACCTGTTTTCAATTGTATAACCTTTGCTGCTGAATTTATATAAATCTTGTATCACACTTTCTTGGCTCTAGCTGTGAAGTGGTAGCTGATCTGTGTTATGTTGTATCATAGTCATGTGTGGGTTCGGGACAAACTGAAGTTCTAGCGAATAACCACCTGCAGCTTGCAGTTGCTGCCATTTTATGATCGGTAGGCTATGACCAGTTGGGGCACTGATAATGGCTGATTGGCGCTATGACCAGTTGGGGCACCAAGAATGGCTGCTTGGCAATCTATCTCGTATGTCCTGATTACCGAAAGACTTACTTTGCATTCTGGTATGTCtgattgaaaaaatgaaaaatttacgTGCCAATAATTGCATTTAACAATTAACAACGGGGTGATCTGGTGAAGATCACTTTTTCTTCGTATATATAATGATCCTTTGTCAAATTATCATATCCTTTTGCTATTCTTGTGTTACACATGTTGTAGGTTGTTGAGAATCTTTACCTGTTTTGCTTTTCACAATAAACATCTGAGTCCCTTTTTTTCGCTTACGTTGTTGACTCTGTTTTATTTTCATGCTGAAGACATGTATTCTTGTGTTGTCCTTGACTAAACGTTTTCGATATGAAGTGCTAATTTTCTTACATCTTGAACCGGACTCGGAACAGGGGTGTAATCTGAGGCACTACATTATATCAGTTTTTATCTTCTCTCATTTCCTCCACTGCTCGCTTGCACCTTCTCTGTCCCGTTCCTTTGTTTTCTTGGCCCATGATATGCTTGCTTTGCCTTCTTTTATTGTCTTCCCATACGGTTGAAATTAGGGATGGGCACGGGCCGAGCCGAGCCGGGTCCAAATTCGGAGGAACCGAACCTTgccttttttaaaaaagaaaactaatgaaaatggtttgaaaactttgagttttaatgataaggataaaataaaaggtaaagtgaatagtaccatgattgactttttagtgtaaaaatgtggtttttcgttaaagtgaacagtatcgtgaactttcgttaaaactccctttttaAAATGTAATGGGGGCGGGTTGGACCGGGtggagagctttagagttttaaagttgGACCTAATGGGGCGGTTTGGGTTGGGTCCACGGTTCCTATTACATTATATATTCCTGTCAACGCAAAAGCGGACGACGTTGTTCAAGTCGTCTTCCTCAGTTGTCAAGCAATCGTTTTCCCGTTTCCTGCGCAACAACCCAGATGTTGCTCGGACCATTCAAACAGTCTTCCTTAGTTGTTAGGGAGAGAGGAGAAGACTATAAAACtagaactgaaaaaaaaaaaaaaaaaaaacccatctagCACAAAATTAGAAAGGTGGCAACATCCAAGCCAAGCATCAAAAGATCAAGTACTCGAGCGGTCTTGTGGTTTTAGCTCGGTGACATTGCTTTAGAAGAGCCTGATGTCGAGGATGGAGAAGGAGAGGGGCTTGGACTCGCGACTGAGTTTTCTATTTCGGGGGCATTGATCTTGATTCTAATCTTTTGGCAAGCTTGACAGTGGTCAGGTTCACCGCAAATAACATAGTATGTGCCTGGTATATTAAAAGTTAGGGCGGTAAAGCCAAGGCACCGTAATGGGATAAGGCAAGTGATGGAATGCAATTGTCATAATCTTCTTGAGTGACTAGCATCACAAAATCTTCTTCCTGTGTgcaattaaatatgaatttgtCACCGACATGAAATTCTTTTGATAAGGCCCAATCGTAATTAATCGCGTCACTTGAAGTCTACCCTTCTAAATCGCCACCATCTGTAGCGGAACAAGCACCAAGGAAAACCATCATCATGCTGAAACTGACGGCTACAGTGTTTCTTAGAGCCATGACTACTTAATCCAGTAAAGAATATACAAGCAATTAAGACAGTAACGGGGAGGGGAAGAATTAAGAAAGCATGAAGCGAGACTAAAGGCAGTAATGCCTTTGCATACGTATATAAAGTTCTTGTCCCAATCGGAAATGTTTCTCAAATCCAGTTCGAaaatggttttcaaaatatCAGATAAAAAATGCATGGTTTCCGAATTCGAACCACTTTTCTCCTCTCCAGCCATGCTTCAGGAGTtcagaagaggaagagagggagAATTTAGGattttgacaaatttttcaagaagggccaaaatgatttacagTGAACGAACTCAAGAACCATTTCATTGGCAGCACAAAAATGACCAGTTATAccaatctcaaagatcatttaGCAAAAAATCCTTTTACCTCATTATTTCATGTACTGTCAATTCACCTTTACAAATTTGCGTATAACAGTGCAAGCGATTCTAAATACAGGCATATAGAAACGGAGCATATTCGATCTAACCAAATTGAATCTTAGATTCTAGCAAAATTGTGCTAGTTCAGTTCTATAAAAAACAGCAAGGTTGAACCTGCAGACCAAGTTATTCAAAAGCAGAGGATGGAATAATCAGGAAAAGCTTTAAGAACAACCCTATAGATTGTAGGTAACTCGGAAGATAATTTCCACATTCGCACAAAATTGTACTTGAAAACATAACATATATCATAAGACATAAATCCAAGCAGTCTCTACTGCAGCACATGAAAGTCGaccaaaaatttgtaaaaagaaaCTACGGAAACATTTGATTAAGCTAAGCCAGTCCATCAGAATTGACCAAAGCAAACAGAAATTAAACCTAGTACCCTCCTTTAAGATCGTTGACGACATCATAAGGAATGGGAGTAACAGTTTCCATGACGGCACCTTCCACCCTGAAACCAGGCTTTGGTCCCTTTGGCTGCCTCTTGGTGCTAATGACCTCACCCTTTGCTTTAGCCTCGGCCTTCAGCTGGTCATTCTTAATCTTCCTCAAACGGAATTCTTCGGTGCACCTTGATGGCTGCACATGCTCCACACGCACGTGGATCCTCTTCCTGATGATTCTGTTTCCAACCTGATATCATGTAGAAGCATACCGTTGAAATTTTTTGGTGAtcaagttaaaaaataaagtattcaACACTCACTAAACAGTGAAACCAAAGCAAGACAGAATTCCCCTACatataaaacaacaaaacactATGCTTTCAACCAACGATAATCAATCTGTAATACTCAGAACCGGAATTCCAAACGGATCAACACGAAAGATTAACTTACATTCTCCACTCTCGTAACATTCATCCTATAGCCTCGAGCATACACCGTATGGAACAAATATATTAAACAAGTTATAGGGCACACACAACAGGCTTATATCAATGGCCAAAATGTATCATATCCCAATTAACCTAAAACACTTTCGTTACCAATAGGTGACATTATAAATACACATGAAGAGCATAAATACACATCAACAGTAGAATTAGCATCCATAAGCTAACATTATATGAAACCCTAAAAATCTATAGCAACGTTTAAATCTAATCAACCATTTCCATAAACGGCAAAATACACCAGCAACAACACAATAATAATTACCATGCCATTTAAGTGAGCGAAGTCCAAATCAATCTAAAAGAAACGAAATTTCAACAAGAACCCACGAATCCAAACATAGATTTTCACACAAGCATATATCAAACACCTTCCAGGCAACCCATAATCCAAAACaatacaagaaaacaaaaatgaaattaacCTGCTTGTTGATCTCGACACCGATGGCGCGCTTGGTAACGTTCCAGACGCGACCGGTACGGCCGTGGTAGAACTTGTGGGGCATACCCTTGTGGACGGCGCCGTTAACCTTGACGTCGACATGGTCGCCGATCCTGTAGGTCTTGAGGTAGGTGGAGAGTGGTATGTACCCCTTCTTCCTGAAGGCCCTCGAGAACAGATCGCGAGTCCGGGAACGGAGACCGTGTCCAGCCGGCATTTTTCAGAGGCTTCTGCGTCTCTAGGGTTTGGGTGGTGGTTTCTCTAGATGAGAGTGTATGGCTCTGTTATCTTGAATTTATACTAGGTTTGGTGAGGCGGGTAGGGTTTTGGTATGTCGGATTTGTTCTTGAGATGTGGGCTGGGCTTACTGTGTCAAGAGTGATGGGAATTTTATCGTTCTTTAGATATGTTTGCTTGATGGCACAAGGTATGATGGGCTAGTTGAGGTTGCCCCATCCGCTTCTTTTACACTATGTtcagatgaaaaaaataaatttggaatttgaataaaagttagaatttataaaTGAGATCTTTTGATAAAAGAAATTATAATTTccatgtggaaaaaaaaaaaaacttggaatttgggatctTCAATTCccaaagtttaaatttcatgtaaatatatgtcattttccaatttttatgattgagagtttaaaaataacaagtCACAAAttcgaaaaaataaaatactgtcatttcaattttcaacattttaaaatttcttaataatcttgagttctttcatccaaacatagtgttaacATTTTTATTCTTTCACTTTTTTGTGTTTAGGCCCCATTGTGTAATGTGGGACAATTCTCAATTCTTTCCGTGAGTTACGTAACATGtgaatatataaaaaaagttgattttatCCAAATTCTTAAAGCGCAGCCAAAATCTTATTTTGGGATCATAAGgcttcatcaaaaaaaaaaaaaaaaaaacctaaaataaaataaagagacATAAAAGTTcctctaacaaaaaaaaaatccgaaatAATAGAAACGAAttctcaagggtaattttgtcataaaataaattgaaaaaaaacgaaaattaaaaataatagaaGCAGTTTTCTTCACACGTtgcatgtcacatcccggtccaaGCCCTCATCAcattccgggctcgactccaccgtaacacgatattgtccgctttgggccccagccacgccctcatggttttattTCTGGAAAaatacacgagaacttcctagtgggtcacccatcctgggattgctctcgcgtgaactcgcttaactttggagttcctacggaatccaaagccaatgagctccaaAAAtgtctcatgctaggtagagatgggaatatacatataaggcttataggatttactcccttgggtgatgtgggatgttacattgaAGACTTGCGATTCCAATTTCATAAAATCATTGCAGAAGCAAAAATGTCACTTCACTCGCGTTTGTCACAGGTTTCAGAGTGATCCTACAATCATCAAATCACTGGACAAAAGCcgaaagaaaaattttaaaagcaaAGATTGGGATCTTTAGATATAGGCgcctcatttttttaattttcaagacAACATCTATGCCGAgattttgattaaatattttttttaataattttggtgtgCTAATCTAGCCTTTTGATTACCCTGTCTCGTTTAGagataattacaaaaaaaatgtggttggattcaatttattttcacaataatccTACAATTTAGCAATGATTATTTAccgtttaaaatatttttttccaaaaggtttaaaatatttttaaatcccatgaaatcaaacgtaccaaaataaaattttcttttaatacaaGAAGAGAAAATAGGACCGACAACAATATCAACGTACCAATAAACAATGTGTACGAAATCGAACCTACCAATATCAACAATATGTACCAAATCAAACATAGCAAAATTGCAATTAAACGTACCAATATCAAtaatatgtatcaaatcaaacgtacaaataaacgtaccaatcaacaatttttataaattcaaatgtacccgttgataatatatacatatgtattgtacctaataataGTCGTCAATAACTCTACGTAAAAAAGTAGCAAAGAGAAATCTTtcacaaaaaatttgaaaaaattacacaatttttttatgttggatcaccaactatttggaataaaaaatcaaaaccatCTCGTAAAAAGAGATAATATGAAATGTTTGTAGAAGACACTTAGTGCTACGGTCTAGTgttattcattttcacttgtagaTGAgaaatcttaggttcgattctcgacAAGGgtgaatttgaacaacattattacACCAACTATTTGAAGTAAAAAATCAAAACCATTTGGTAAAATGagataatattaaatgtttgtAGAAGacacttaatattacggtctagtggtacttctcttcacttataagtgagagttGTTAAGTTCGATTCCTGCCAAGGATGAATTTGgactacattattactaactcattgtgaggctaagcccaccactgctttttaatgtagataatattgtttgatccaaacaaaaaaaaaattgtgatcggaaaaacatatttggaagaagagaaaatatagttaataactaatttttccactaaataaggaaaatGCATTAAGCAACTGGAAcgacaaattcaaaaattatttgaattcgaAAAATACATAGTGACATGTAATTTAACTTAACATAAAATGTTGTCACTCGGTACTACGGTTTGGTGGTATTcgtcttcacttggaagtgagaggtcttaggttcgaatctcgtggatggagaattcgatatcaaattaggctGCTCATCGTGTGGCTTAGCTGAACTCCCcctcccttagtgtaaaaatatcaatttgctcaaaaacaaaaacttaacaTAAAATGTTGAGATGTCTATTGGTCAAAGTACTTTTACCAAAACAAGAACACCTGTGTTAAGAGGAATGAATTGAATTTCTTTCTTGCTTTTGTATCTTGTTCGGTGTCTGATTGATAATATCCTATGCTTTTAATTATGTGTTAGAGGTATGACATGAAGTTTGTGAGTGCAGAAGGACTAAACCAATGCTAATGATCTTCTGTTGGATGGTGATAGTTCTGGAAAGGTGGGGCAGTAGCATGCCAAAAATACAATAGAAGAGAGATCAAACATGAGAAGCAttgattcaaacaaaaaaattttgttCGTGAGCAAGTCAGGAAGCCTGGCTCACTGCCATTTTTATATTCAAGCAGTTAGTATTAAAGGTTCGTTTTGATTCTTGCTGTCGCTGTATTAGCGCAATTTTCTGATTCCCAGAGGAAGTTCGAGTTACTGTCCTTGCCGAAACAAGGGTCGGTGACACGTAGTAATGATTTAAGTGAAATAAGGTAGCAGCCACTTACAATGGTCTTTGTTCTTTTTTGGCAGCATTAAAAGTTGAAGCGGGCCAAACAGTTTATTTCCAATGGTGGTTTTTGTCTTAAGAATGAAGGCTCGATCGACATTACCAATAATTAATGGACATGTCAAGAACAATGTTACGGTTGAATAGCTCATATCATTGCAGAAATTTACTCAAATATCTGCGCACTTGAAGATGTTATATCAAGAATTTGATCTAGTTACAACTTACAGCGTCTTTCATTGCCATGCACAGAAAAAGTTCAGGAATCATATCGGGATTGACAGTGTTCTGAAGATTATCTGTTATTCCTGCACTGCATGCCGTTTCAAATTCTAAGAAGGTTGAATTTCATCACACTTTGATCAATCAATATTGAGCAAAAGTCTTATTTCACTTAGGTTAATATGACAACAAATAAtcttaacaaattaattacgtCCAAAATAGTGCTTTGTCAGCTGCCACATTAAATGGGtcaattatattataattttaaatttccttAATGGAGTTTGATGTAGTAATGATATAGATTCGACGTAGAATGTGAGTGAATTT
Coding sequences:
- the LOC137712076 gene encoding large ribosomal subunit protein eL21z/eL21y, translating into MPAGHGLRSRTRDLFSRAFRKKGYIPLSTYLKTYRIGDHVDVKVNGAVHKGMPHKFYHGRTGRVWNVTKRAIGVEINKQVGNRIIRKRIHVRVEHVQPSRCTEEFRLRKIKNDQLKAEAKAKGEVISTKRQPKGPKPGFRVEGAVMETVTPIPYDVVNDLKGGY
- the LOC137713233 gene encoding serine/arginine-rich splicing factor SC35-like isoform X1; this encodes MIQSPTRPPNRRPGSPRVQNLKDTSRSARTMSHFGRSGPPDISDTYSLLVLNITFRTSADDLFPLFDKYGKVVDVFVPRDRRTGESRGFAFVRYKYADEAQKAVERLDGRVVDGREITVQFAKYGPNAERIHKGRISEALPKSRHKSRSRSPRRRYRDDYRDRGYMRRSRSRSWDRYDRDRYHGRDRDYRRRSRSRNASPDYYRGRGRGRYDDESRSLSPYRSPHRSCSIDSASPARHSPSPRRSRSASPDRCSRDGQFPTSQSASLRHRPADSQSPSPRNSDVND
- the LOC137713233 gene encoding serine/arginine-rich splicing factor SC35-like isoform X2 translates to MSHFGRSGPPDISDTYSLLVLNITFRTSADDLFPLFDKYGKVVDVFVPRDRRTGESRGFAFVRYKYADEAQKAVERLDGRVVDGREITVQFAKYGPNAERIHKGRISEALPKSRHKSRSRSPRRRYRDDYRDRGYMRRSRSRSWDRYDRDRYHGRDRDYRRRSRSRNASPDYYRGRGRGRYDDESRSLSPYRSPHRSCSIDSASPARHSPSPRRSRSASPDRCSRDGQFPTSQSASLRHRPADSQSPSPRNSDVND